The sequence GGGGCGCTGTCGGCCCTGCCTGTTAGTCTCCCCCGGACTTACCGCACACAGGTGCGCGTGGTCTTCCGTTCCGCCTCATCCAGTTTGTGCCACAGCACGGGGGGATTCCTGTCATGAGCCAGTCAGCACCACCGCCGCAGCCGCAGCCGCAGCCCGGCCCGGTCGGCGCCGGCCCGTACGCCCAGCAGGCGCCGGCCGGTCTGCCGTACCCGCCGCAGCCGGGCGCCCCCGGCGGCATGCCGATGGCCCCCGTCGCGCCCGCGCCGGTCCGCGGCAACCCGGCCCTCGGCCTGGTCGCCGCGGTGGTCGCCGCCGTCGTCGCCGCCGGGCTCTACGGCCTGATCATCGGCGCCACCAAGCACGAGATCGGCTACGCGGCCGTGGGCGTCGGCTTCGTCGTCGGCCTCGCGGCGGGCAAGGCGGGCGGCCGCAACGCCGTCCTGCCGATCGCCTCCGTGGTGCTCGCGCTGGTCTCGGTGTACTTCGGCCAGCTGGTGGGCGAGGCGATGATCGGCGCCAAGGCGACCGGTCTGGGCTTCTCCCAGGTCTTCTTCGACCACTTCGACGTGGTGCAGAAGGCCTGGAAGGAGGACGCCGACCCGCTGACCTTCCTGTTCTTCGCGATCGCCGGTTTCGCCGCGTTCTCGGCCGCCAGGAAGGCCGCCCGGTAGGACGTGCCCGCGTGCGAAGGGGCCCGGCCACCGCATCGGTGGCCGGGCCCCTTCGCGTCGTACGGAGCCTCCCGTGAGGCCTTCGTACCGGCGGGTCAGCGCTTGTGCTGGCTGTCCGCGACCGTCACCTCGACCCGCTGGAACTCCTTGAGCTCGCTGTAGCCGGTGGTGGACATGGCGCGGCGCAGGGCGCCGAAGAGGTTCATCGAGCCGTCCGGGGTGTGGGACGGGCCGGTGAGGACCTCCTCGATGGTGCCGACGGTGCCGAGGTCGACCTTCTTGCCGCGCGGCAGCTCCTCGTTGACCGCCTCCATGCCCCAGTGGTGGCCCTTGCCGGGCGCGTCCGTGGCACGGGCCAGCGGGGAGCCCATCATCACCGCGTCGGCGCCGCAGGCGATCGCCTTGGGCAGGTCGCCGGACCAGCCCACGCCGCCGTCCGCGATCACGTGCACATAGCGGCCGCCGGACTCGTCCATGTAGTCGCGGCGGGCCGCGGCCACGTCGGCGACGGCGGTGGCCATCGGGACCTGGATGCCCAGCACATTGCGCGTGGTGTGCGCGGCGCCGCCGCCGAAGCCGACCAGGACACCGGCCGCGCCGGTGCGCATCAGGTGCAGGGCGGCGGTGTAGGTGGCGCAGCCGCCCACGATCACCGGGACGTCCAGCTCGTAGATGAACTGCTTCAGGTTCAGCGGCTCGTGCGAGGAGGACACGTGCTCGGCGGAGACCGTCGTACCGCGGATGACGAAGATGTCCACGCCCGCGTCCACGACCGCCTTGGAGAACTGGGCGGTGCGCTGCGGGGAGAGCGCCGCCGCCGTGACCACACCGGAGTCGCGCACCTCCTTGATGCGGGCGCCGATCAGCTCCTCCTTGATGGGCGCCGCGTAGATCTCCTGGAGGCGGCGGGTGGCGCGCTCGGCCGGCAGCTCGGTGATCTCGTCCAGCAGCGGCTGCGGGTCCTCGTACCGCGTCCACAGGCCCTCGAGGTTGAGCACGCCGAGGCCGCCCAGCTCGCCGATGCGGATCGCGGTGGCCGGGGAGACCACGGAGTCCATGGGAGCCGCCAGGAAGGGCAGCTCGAAGCGGTAGGCGTCGATCTGCCAGGCGATCGAGACCTCCTTCGGGTCCCGCGTACGGCGGCTGGGGACGACGGCGATGTCGTCGAAGGCGTACGCCCGGCGGCCGCGCTTGCCGCGCCCGATCTCGATCTCAGTCACGTCTGTGGCCTTTCCTGTTGCGTTTCAGCGCCTTCCAGTATCGCCGACGGGTACGGCAAAGGCGGCCCCGGATGTTCCCGGGGCCGCCTTCGGAGCGCTGTGGTGACTACTTGGCGCTGTAGTTCGGCGCCTCGACCGTCATCTGGATGTCGTGCGGGTGGCTCTCCTTGAGGCCCGCCGAGGTGATCCGCACGAAGCGGCCCTTGGACTCCATCTCCTCGATGGTGGCCGCGCCCACGTAGCCCATGGTCTGGCGCAGACCGCCGACCAGCTGGTGCAGCACGTTGGCGAGCGGGCCGCGGTAGGGCACCTGGCCCTCGACGCCCTCGGGCACCAGCTTGTCGTCGGACGCCACCTCGGCCTGGAAGTAGCGGTCCTTGGAGTACGACCGGCCCTGGCCACGGGACTGCATGGCGCCCAGCGAGCCCATGCCGCGGTACGACTTGAACTGCTTGCCGTTGATGAACAGCAGCTCGCCCGGCGACTCCTCGCAGCCGGCCAGCAGGCTGCCCAGCATCACGGTGTCGGCGCCGGCCGCGAGGGCCTTGCCGATGTCGCCGGAGTACTGCAGGCCGCCGTCGCCGATCAGCGGGATGCCCGCCTGGCGGGCGGCGCGGGACGCCTCGTAGATGGCCGTGACCTGCGGGACGCCGATACCGGCGACCACGCGGGTGGTGCAGATCGAGCCCGGGCCGACGCCCACCTTGATGCCGTCGACACCGGCGTCGATGAGCGCCTGGGCGCCGTCGCGGGTGGCGACATTGCCGCCGATCACGTCCACGCCCACGCCGGCCTTGATCTTCGCCATCCAGCTGAGGGCGTTGCTGTTGTGGCCGTGCGAGGTGTCGACGACCAGGAAGTCCGCGCCGGCCTCGGCGAGCGCCTGGGCGCGCTCCAGCGCCTCGGGGCTCGCGCCGACGGCGGCACCGACGAGCAGGCGGCCCTCGGCGTCCTTGGCGGCGTTCGGGTACTGCTCGGCCTTGACGAAGTCCTTGACGGTGATGAGGCCCTTGAGGACGCCCGCGTCGTCGACCAGCGGCAGCTTCTCGATCTTGTGCTTGCGCAGCAGCTCCATGGCCTCCGGGCCGGAGGTGCCGACCTTGCCGGTGACCAGCGGCATCGGGGTCATGACCTCGTGCACGCGGCGGCTGCGGTCGCTCTCGAAGGCCATGTCGCGGTTGGTCACGATGCCGAGCAGCTTGCCGGCCGGGTCGGTGACCGGGACACCGCTGATGCGGAACTTGGCGCACAGCGCGTCGGCCTCGGCGAGCGTGGCCTCCGGGTGCACCGTGATCGGGTCGGTGACCATGCCGGACTCGGACCGCTTCACCAGGTCGACCTGGTTGACCTGGTCCTCGACGGAGAGGTTGCGGTGCAGGACGCCGACGCCGCCGAGGCGGGCCATGGCGATGGCCATGCGCGACTCGGTCACCTTGTCCATCGCCGCCGAGAGCATCGGAATGTTCACCCGGACGTTGCGGGAGATGCGGGACGAGGTGTCGACCGCGTTGGGGAGCACCTCGGAGGCCCCCGGCAGCAGCAGCACGTCGTCGTAGGTCAGCCCGAGTGTCGCGAATTTTCCGGGCACTCCGTCGACGTTGGCAGTCATGACACCTTCCCCAAATGGCCTTGCTCGGTGCGGATGTCCATGCTAACGGCAGGCGTGGCCAGCAAATTCCACGGCGGAAGATCACCTTCGGCTTCGTATGTTCATACGGTTGTTCAACGGTGTTCGCGAAGGCGCCGGGCGTCGTCGCCGCTTCCGCTCGGCGTGCCGCTACTGCTCGGCGAGCGCCCGCAGACGGCTCAGGGCCCGGTGCTGGGCGACTCGGACCGCTCCGGGTGACATTCCCAACATCTGTCCGGTTTCCTCCGCCGTGAGGCCCACCGCGATGCGCAGCAGCAGCAGTTCGCGCTGGTTCTCGGGGAGGTTGGCCAGCAGTTTCTTGGCCCACTCGGCGTCGCTGCTGAGCAGGGCGCGCTCCTCGGGGCCGAGCGAGTCGTCGGGCCGCTCCGGCATCTCGTCCGAGGGCACGGCGGTGGAACCCGGGTGGCGCATCGCGGCGCGCTGGAGGTCGGCGACCTTGTGCGAGGCGATGGCGAAGACGAACGCCTCGAAGGGGCGCCCGGTGTCCCGGTAGCGGGGCAGCGCGAGCAGGACGGCGACGCAGACCTCCTGGGCGAGATCCTCCACGAAGTGGCGCGCGTCGCCGGGCAGCCGCGACAGGCGGGTGCGGCAGTAGCGCAGCGCCAGCGGATGGACGTGTGCGAGCAGGTCATGGGTGGCCTGTTCGTCCCCGTCGACGGCACGAAGCACGAGGGCACCGATCGACCCCTGGGCCGTGCCCGCCTCGTCCTCGCGCATCGGTCCATGGTGCCCTGTGGCCGTCCGGTCCGTCGCATCGTGCTGATGGTTGTGCACCGAAGCGTTATGAGCAGGTGCGCCGGCACTCATCCCCTGCGCCCTCCCCTTCCGCTCGACCGACTCGTCCCCGAGAGACTCCACACCCTCAAGGATGCGGCATCCGCGCCGAAACGAGCAGCGCCCGTCCGGTGGGCCGCCTCGCATGCCGCCGTACGGCACGTCCCGGCGGAGCGTACGCGGTACCTTCCGGCCGGCCGCGCCGGACACCGGCCCCCGGAAACCCGCCGGGCCGGACACCGAGGGGCGAGAACCGCCCCGGGCCTACGGCACGGACGGCACCGCCGGGAGCAAGGCGCGCCGCGCGGACACGGGGGTCCGCCGCGGATCGGCCCGCCGGGCGGCCGAGGAATCCCGGGCACCGGGGGCGGCTTCACGACGGCCCCCGACGGCCAGGATCTGCCCGGCCCCGCGCGGCGTGCGCGCGGGGCCCGCCGGGTCTACCTGACCAGGCCCCAGCGGAAGCCGAGGGCCACCGCGTGGGCACGGTCCGAGGCGCCGAGCTTCTTGAACAGGCGCCGGGCGTGGGTCTTGACGGTGTCCTCGGAGAGGAACAGCTCACGGCCGATCTCGGCGTTCGAGCGGCCGTGGCTCATGCCCTCCAGGACCTGGATCTCACGCGCGGTGAGCGTGGGCGCGGCGCCCATCTCGGCCGAGCGCAGCCGGCGCGGGGCCAGCCGCCAGGTCGGGTCGGCGAGGGCCTGTGTCACCGTGGCCCGCAGTTCGGCGCGCGAGGCGTCCTTGTGCAGATAGCCCCGGGCACCGGCGGCGACCGCGAGGGCCACGCCGTCCAGGTCCTCGGCGACGGTCAGCATGATGATGCGCGCGCCGGGATCGGCCGAGAGCAATCGGCGCACCGTCTCGACGCCGCCCAGGCCGGGCATGCGGACATCCATCAGAATCAGGTCGGAGCGGTCGGCGCCCCAGCGGCGGAGGACTTCCTCGCCGTTGGCCGCCGTCGTCACACGCTCGACACCGGGCACGGTCGCGACCGCGCGGCGGAGCGCTTCTCGGGCAAGCGGGGAGTCGTCGCAGACGAGGACGGATGTCATGACCGCCCTCCGCAGCTGATGCGCGTCACCTTGAGCCTCCAGGCTGGTACGGAATCTCACCTGTGCGGTCGACCGTCTCGGACGCCTGCCCGAGCGCTTGTGTTTTCAACCGCCTCCGCACTCTCAACGACGGTCACTCGAAAGAGTTACGGGGCTGCACGCCGTCATCGGCACTCTACGTGAGGGCACCGACACGGTGCAGACATGCCCAACGGACCCTCAACTTTTCATCACAACCTATGCCCCATTCAGCTGCTTTTCTTCCCGTTTCGTAGTGTTCGGGGCTAGATTCGCAATGAGTCATATTTACATCTCCTTAGACCGGAGATGTACGGTCGTTGGCACCGTATCCGCCCAGAACGGCTACAAGGGGTCACGTAATGGCAGATTTCTCCCGCCTTCCCGGACCGAACGCGGACCTGTGGGACTGGCAGCTGCTGGCTGCTTGCCGCGGGGTGGACAGCTCGCTCTTCTTCCACCCGGAGGGCGAGCGCGGGGCGGCTCGGAGCGCTCGCGAGAACTCGGCCAAGGAGGTCTGCATGAGGTGCCCGGTCCGTGCGGAGTGCGCGGCGCACGCGCTTGCCGTGCGCGAGCCGTACGGCGTCTGGGGCGGCCTGACCGAGGACGAGCGCGAGGAGCTGATGGGGCGGGCACGCAACCGCCTGGTGGCGGCCTCCACCACCAGCGGCGACGCCGCCCAGAGTCACTGAAGGAACGTTTCTGCACCTGAACCCGTCGGGTGCAGCCGACACCCCCACCCCTCGGGCACGCCGCGCGTGTGCCCGCGACTCCGCGCGGCTTCATGCCCCGGCGCCGCCCGGAGTCCCTTACCGGGCTTCTTCTGCCCGGCTTTCTTCGCGACGCGGTGTCACACCGCGCGCCCGGCCGCCCGCGCCAGCTGCTCCAGCGTCGCCGCCACCGCCGGCACCTGTGCCAGATCGGGCAGGGTGAGCGCGACGATCTCCCGCCGCACCGCCGGCTCCAGGCGCACCGTGCGCACCCCGCGCGGCCGGACCGACTCCACCGCGAGCTGCGGCAGTACGGCCACGCCCAGACCCGCGCCCACCAGACCGGCGACCGCCGGGTAGTCGTCGGTGGCGAAGTCGATGCGCGGCGCGAACCCGGCGCCCTGGCAGACCTCCACCAGCTGGCCCCGGCAGCGCGGGCAGCCCGCGATCCAGGGCTCCTCGGCCAGTTCCCCGATGGCCACGGCCTCGGCGCGCGCGAGCCGGTGCCGCTCGGGCACCAGGGCCACCAGGCGGTCGGACAGCAGGGGTCGTACGACCAGGTCGTCCCAGTCCTCGGTGACGGCCGCGCCCTCGTAGCGGAAGGCCAGGGCGAGATCGCAGTCGCCCTCGCGCAGCAGTTCGACGGAGCGCGGGGGCTCGGCCTCCTCCAGGGAGACCCGGGTGCCGGGGTGCGCGGCGCGCAGGGCGGCGAGGGCGGTGGGGACCAGGGTGGAGCTGCCGCTCGGGAAGGAGACCAGGCGCACCCGGCCGGCCCGCAGGCCCGCGATGGCGGCGACCTCCTCCTCGGCGGCGGTGAGCCCGGCGAGGATGCCGGAGGCGTGCCTGACCAGGGCCTCCCCGGCCTGGGTCAGCCGCATCTCGCGGCCCGCGCGGATCAGCAGCGGGGTGCCGACGGAGGTCTCCAGGGCCTTCATCTGCTGGCTGACGGCGGGCTGGGTGCAGCCCAGTTCGCGCCCTGCCGCCGAGAAGGAGCCGGTGGCGGCGACGGCGCGCAGGACACGGAGATGACGGGCCTCGATCACCCCTCAAGCATAAGGCCGCCTTGGGTTCGGCGTCCGAAATCCGCTCGACGCTTTGAGTAACGATCCCGTACGGTGCGGGCATGAAGCTTCTCTCCGTCAACGTCGGGCAGGCCCGCCCGGTGCCGTACACGAGCCAGGCGGACGGTCTGACGGGCATCGACAAGCGGCCGGTCGAGGGGCCCGTGAGGGTGTCCGCGCCGGGTCCGAAGGGGACCGCCGGCAGCGGGCTGGCCGGGGACGCGGTGTGCGACCTGAGGCATCACGGCGGCGACGACCAGGCGGTGTACGCGTTCGCCCGCGAGGACCTGGACGAGTGGGAGCGCGAGCTGGGCCGCACCCTGGCCAACGGCTGCTTCGGGGAGAACATCACGACCGACGGGCTCGACGTCTCCGGGGCGCTGATCGGCGAGCGCTGGCGGATCGGTCCGGCGGTGGTGCTCCAGGTGACCTCGGGCCGTGTCCCGTGCCGCACCTTCCAGGGCCATCTGGGCGAGCCTGGCTGGATCCGCAGGTTCACCCGGAAGGCGGCGACGGGTGCCTACCTCCGGGTGATCGAGCCCGGTGAGATCCGCGCGGGCGACCCGGTCGAGATCCTGCACCGCCCCGGCCACGGGGTGACGGCGGCGATGGAGTTCCGGGCGACCACCACCGAGCGGGAACTGCTGCCCCGGCTGCTCGCAGCGGCCGGCGACCTGCATCCGGAGGCGCTGGCGGCGGCCCGCAAGTATGTCGCCGCGCAGGCCCGCTGAGGACCCGTCACCGCATGGCGGACACCGCGGGTCCGGATCGCCCGCGCTCACTAACCTTGGGTCATGACAACGGCTCTGATTACGGGATCGACCGCGGGGATCGGCGCCGCCTTCGCGCGGCGGCTGGCGGCTGACGGGCATGACCTCGTCCTGGTGGCACGGGACGCCAAGCGGCTGCGCGAGCAGGCGACCGAGTTGCACGACCGGCACGGCATCGAGGCGGAGGTGCTGCCCGCCGACCTCTCCGAGGACAAGGGCATCGAGACCGTCGCCGACCGGCTCGGCGACCGCAAGAACCCGGTCGACCTGCTGATCAACAACGCCGGTTTCGGCAACAAGGGCCGCTATCTGGACGTCTCCATGGCGGACGAGCTGACGATGCTCAAGGTGCACTGCGAGGCGGTGCTGCGGCTGACCTCGGCGGCGGCCGAGGCGATGCGCGAGCGCGGCCGGGGCGGGGTGGTCAATGTCGCCTCGGTGGCGGCCTTCGTGCCCCGGGGCACCTATGGCGCGTCCAAGGCGTGGGTCGTGCAGTTCACCCAGGGCGCGGCGCGGGACCTGGCGGGCACCGGGGTGCGGCTGATGGTGCTGTGCCCCGGGTTCGTGCGCACCGAGTTCCACCAGCGGGCCGGGATGGGCACGGACAACATCCCCGGCTGGATGTGGCTGGACGCCGACAAGCTGGTCGCGGCGGCCCTCGCCGACCTGGCGCGCGGCAGGTCGCTGTCGGTCCCGGACCCCCGTTACAAGGCGCTGATGGGCCTGGTGAAGATCACCCCGCGCGGGCTCCTCGGCGGGGTCACCTCCCGCACCGGGCGCAAGTACGGCCCGCAGTAGGCGCGGGCCGCGGACGGGTGTCGTCGGCGATCCGGTGGGAAAATGGGAGGAGACGACCGGATCAGGGGGGCCGGAGGCGGCACCATGACCTTCGTACAGCTCATCGAGTGCAGGACGAGCCGGCCGGACGAGATGAACCGGCTCATGGACGACTGGGCCGCGCGGGCCAGGGGGCGGCGGACGGCGACGCACACCCTGGTCGGCCGGGACCGCTCGGACGCCGCGCACCTGGTGGAGGTCGTGGAGTTCCCGTCGTACGAGGACGCGGTGCGCGGCTCCGGCCGGCCGGAGAGCGACCGGGTCCTCCGGGAGATGGCCGCCCTGTGCGACGAGACGCCGGTGCTCATGGACCTCGACGTCGTACGGGCCGACCGGCCGGCCGAGGACACCGTACGGCGCTTCTTCACCACCCTCACGGCCCCCGGCGAACTGGCCCCGCTCAACGATCTGCTGGCCGAGGACGTGCACAGCCACGACCCGGTGAACCCGCAGGACACCCTCGGCCTGGACCACGCGCGCGCCGAGTACCGCATGTGGCGTTCCGCCTTCGACGGCGCCTTCACCGTCGAGGACGTCCTCGTCCAGGACGACCGCGCCTGCGCCCGCTGGACCTGGCGGGCCACCCACAAGGGCGACTTCCTCGGCATCCCGGCGACCGGCCGCGACGTCGCCATGACCGGCGCGACCGTCTTCCGGCTCGCCCCCGACGGCAGGATCACCGAGACCTGGTGGCAGCGCGACCACCTGGGCCTGATGCAACAGCTGGGCGCGCTGGACGAGTTGGAGAACTAGGGGGGCCGGGGCCGCCCGGCCGGGAGGCTCCGGTGCGTACGGCGGACAGCCTGCGGCCTCGCGGTTTTCGCGGGGAGCTCTGTTCGAGCACCGGCCCGGGGTGGCCGGGGGGAAGAGCAGGGGGGGTTCTTCGGTGCGGCGTTCCGCGGGCACCGGGACCGGGGATGGAGCCGGGGAGGGCGCCGGGCGCGGCTGACGGCGTACGGCAGCGCGAAGGCCCGGCGCCCCCTGAGGGGTGCCGGGCCTTCGGTCGGAGCGGTGGGGCTCAGTGGGCGTGGCCGTGGCTGTGGCCGTGGCCCGCGGCGGCCTCCGGCTCCTCTTCCTTCTTCTCGACGACCAGGGTCTCGGTCGTGAGCAGCAGGGAGGCGATGGAGGCGGCGTTCTCCAGGGCGGAGCGGGTCACCTTGACCGGGTCGATGACGCCGGCCTTGACCAGGTCGCCGTACTCACCGGTGGCGGCGTTGTAGCCCTGACCCTTCTCCAGGTCCTTGACCTTGGAGACGATGACGTAGCCCTCCTGGCCGGCGTTCTCGCCGATCCAGCGCAGCGGCTCGACGACCGCGTTGCGGACCACGGCGACACCGGTGGCCTCGTCGCCGGTCTTGTCGAGGTTGCCCTCGAGGACCTTGGAGGCGTGCACCAGGGCGGAGCCACCACCGGAGACGATGCCCTCCTCGACCGCGGCGCGGGTCGCGGAGATGGCGTCCTCCAGACGGTGCTTCTTCTCCTTCAGCTCCACCTCGGTGGCGGCGCCGACCTTGATCACGCACACGCCGCCGGCCAGCTTCGCGAGGCGCTCCTGGAGCTTCTCGCGGTCCCAGTCGGAGTCGGTGTTCTCGATCTCGGCCTTGATCTGCGCGACGCGGCCGTTCAGGTCCTCCGACTTGCCCGCACCCTCGACGATCGTGGTGTCGTCCTTGGTGACGGTGACGCGGCGGGCGGAGCCGAGCACGTCGATGCCGACCTGGTCGACCTTGAGGCCGACCTCTTCGGAGATGACGGTGGCGCCGGTGAGGACGGCCATGTCCTGGAGCATCGCCTTGCGGCGGTCGCCGAAGCCGGGGGCCTTCACCGCGACGGCGTTGAAGGTGCCGCGGATCTTGTTGACGACCAGGGTCGACAGGGCCTCGCCGTCGACGTCCTCGGCGATGATCAGCAGCGGCTTGGAGCCGGACTGGATGACCTTCTCCAGGAGCGGCAGCAGGTCCGCGATGGCGGAGATCTTGCCCTGGTGGATCAGGATGTACGGGTCGTCGAGGACGGCCTCCATACGCTCCTGGTCGGTCACGAAGTACGGGGACAGGTAGCCCTTGTCGAAGGCCATGCCCTCGGTGAAGTCCAGCTCCAGA is a genomic window of Streptomyces sp. WP-1 containing:
- a CDS encoding GuaB3 family IMP dehydrogenase-related protein, yielding MTEIEIGRGKRGRRAYAFDDIAVVPSRRTRDPKEVSIAWQIDAYRFELPFLAAPMDSVVSPATAIRIGELGGLGVLNLEGLWTRYEDPQPLLDEITELPAERATRRLQEIYAAPIKEELIGARIKEVRDSGVVTAAALSPQRTAQFSKAVVDAGVDIFVIRGTTVSAEHVSSSHEPLNLKQFIYELDVPVIVGGCATYTAALHLMRTGAAGVLVGFGGGAAHTTRNVLGIQVPMATAVADVAAARRDYMDESGGRYVHVIADGGVGWSGDLPKAIACGADAVMMGSPLARATDAPGKGHHWGMEAVNEELPRGKKVDLGTVGTIEEVLTGPSHTPDGSMNLFGALRRAMSTTGYSELKEFQRVEVTVADSQHKR
- the guaB gene encoding IMP dehydrogenase, with the protein product MTANVDGVPGKFATLGLTYDDVLLLPGASEVLPNAVDTSSRISRNVRVNIPMLSAAMDKVTESRMAIAMARLGGVGVLHRNLSVEDQVNQVDLVKRSESGMVTDPITVHPEATLAEADALCAKFRISGVPVTDPAGKLLGIVTNRDMAFESDRSRRVHEVMTPMPLVTGKVGTSGPEAMELLRKHKIEKLPLVDDAGVLKGLITVKDFVKAEQYPNAAKDAEGRLLVGAAVGASPEALERAQALAEAGADFLVVDTSHGHNSNALSWMAKIKAGVGVDVIGGNVATRDGAQALIDAGVDGIKVGVGPGSICTTRVVAGIGVPQVTAIYEASRAARQAGIPLIGDGGLQYSGDIGKALAAGADTVMLGSLLAGCEESPGELLFINGKQFKSYRGMGSLGAMQSRGQGRSYSKDRYFQAEVASDDKLVPEGVEGQVPYRGPLANVLHQLVGGLRQTMGYVGAATIEEMESKGRFVRITSAGLKESHPHDIQMTVEAPNYSAK
- a CDS encoding sigma-70 family RNA polymerase sigma factor gives rise to the protein MREDEAGTAQGSIGALVLRAVDGDEQATHDLLAHVHPLALRYCRTRLSRLPGDARHFVEDLAQEVCVAVLLALPRYRDTGRPFEAFVFAIASHKVADLQRAAMRHPGSTAVPSDEMPERPDDSLGPEERALLSSDAEWAKKLLANLPENQRELLLLRIAVGLTAEETGQMLGMSPGAVRVAQHRALSRLRALAEQ
- a CDS encoding response regulator transcription factor, giving the protein MTSVLVCDDSPLAREALRRAVATVPGVERVTTAANGEEVLRRWGADRSDLILMDVRMPGLGGVETVRRLLSADPGARIIMLTVAEDLDGVALAVAAGARGYLHKDASRAELRATVTQALADPTWRLAPRRLRSAEMGAAPTLTAREIQVLEGMSHGRSNAEIGRELFLSEDTVKTHARRLFKKLGASDRAHAVALGFRWGLVR
- a CDS encoding WhiB family transcriptional regulator, which gives rise to MADFSRLPGPNADLWDWQLLAACRGVDSSLFFHPEGERGAARSARENSAKEVCMRCPVRAECAAHALAVREPYGVWGGLTEDEREELMGRARNRLVAASTTSGDAAQSH
- a CDS encoding LysR family transcriptional regulator; translation: MIEARHLRVLRAVAATGSFSAAGRELGCTQPAVSQQMKALETSVGTPLLIRAGREMRLTQAGEALVRHASGILAGLTAAEEEVAAIAGLRAGRVRLVSFPSGSSTLVPTALAALRAAHPGTRVSLEEAEPPRSVELLREGDCDLALAFRYEGAAVTEDWDDLVVRPLLSDRLVALVPERHRLARAEAVAIGELAEEPWIAGCPRCRGQLVEVCQGAGFAPRIDFATDDYPAVAGLVGAGLGVAVLPQLAVESVRPRGVRTVRLEPAVRREIVALTLPDLAQVPAVAATLEQLARAAGRAV
- a CDS encoding MOSC domain-containing protein; its protein translation is MKLLSVNVGQARPVPYTSQADGLTGIDKRPVEGPVRVSAPGPKGTAGSGLAGDAVCDLRHHGGDDQAVYAFAREDLDEWERELGRTLANGCFGENITTDGLDVSGALIGERWRIGPAVVLQVTSGRVPCRTFQGHLGEPGWIRRFTRKAATGAYLRVIEPGEIRAGDPVEILHRPGHGVTAAMEFRATTTERELLPRLLAAAGDLHPEALAAARKYVAAQAR
- a CDS encoding SDR family oxidoreductase, with protein sequence MTTALITGSTAGIGAAFARRLAADGHDLVLVARDAKRLREQATELHDRHGIEAEVLPADLSEDKGIETVADRLGDRKNPVDLLINNAGFGNKGRYLDVSMADELTMLKVHCEAVLRLTSAAAEAMRERGRGGVVNVASVAAFVPRGTYGASKAWVVQFTQGAARDLAGTGVRLMVLCPGFVRTEFHQRAGMGTDNIPGWMWLDADKLVAAALADLARGRSLSVPDPRYKALMGLVKITPRGLLGGVTSRTGRKYGPQ
- a CDS encoding ester cyclase, whose protein sequence is MTFVQLIECRTSRPDEMNRLMDDWAARARGRRTATHTLVGRDRSDAAHLVEVVEFPSYEDAVRGSGRPESDRVLREMAALCDETPVLMDLDVVRADRPAEDTVRRFFTTLTAPGELAPLNDLLAEDVHSHDPVNPQDTLGLDHARAEYRMWRSAFDGAFTVEDVLVQDDRACARWTWRATHKGDFLGIPATGRDVAMTGATVFRLAPDGRITETWWQRDHLGLMQQLGALDELEN
- the groL gene encoding chaperonin GroEL (60 kDa chaperone family; promotes refolding of misfolded polypeptides especially under stressful conditions; forms two stacked rings of heptamers to form a barrel-shaped 14mer; ends can be capped by GroES; misfolded proteins enter the barrel where they are refolded when GroES binds), with amino-acid sequence MAKILKFDEDARRALERGVNKLADTVKVTIGPKGRNVVIDKKFGAPTITNDGVTIAREVEIEDPYENLGAQLVKEVATKTNDIAGDGTTTATVLAQALVREGLRNVAAGASPAALKKGIDAAVKAISEDLLATARPIDEKSDIAAVAALSAQDQQVGELIAEAMDKVGKDGVITVEESNTFGLELDFTEGMAFDKGYLSPYFVTDQERMEAVLDDPYILIHQGKISAIADLLPLLEKVIQSGSKPLLIIAEDVDGEALSTLVVNKIRGTFNAVAVKAPGFGDRRKAMLQDMAVLTGATVISEEVGLKVDQVGIDVLGSARRVTVTKDDTTIVEGAGKSEDLNGRVAQIKAEIENTDSDWDREKLQERLAKLAGGVCVIKVGAATEVELKEKKHRLEDAISATRAAVEEGIVSGGGSALVHASKVLEGNLDKTGDEATGVAVVRNAVVEPLRWIGENAGQEGYVIVSKVKDLEKGQGYNAATGEYGDLVKAGVIDPVKVTRSALENAASIASLLLTTETLVVEKKEEEPEAAAGHGHSHGHAH